The Lolium rigidum isolate FL_2022 chromosome 1, APGP_CSIRO_Lrig_0.1, whole genome shotgun sequence region ACTGCGCCGCTTGGCATTGTTGGAGCAGCAGGTTGTGGTGGTCCTGCTGGCTGACTAAATTCTTGTGGTGGTCCAGACAATGACCTTGTCCTACTGATCGGAGGAGCCATTAAACCGAGCTGTTTAGTGGCTTCTTTCAGTTTGTTAACATCAACAGCAGGTGCAGCCGGCTTATCACGTATCCTGATTTGAATCCTTTTAGTCTTCGACGTTGACTCATCATCATCACTGCTTCCACCATCAACGGCACCATATAGAGTCTTTTTAAACTCCTCTGCTGCTTTTGCCTGTTCATCTGCAGAAGCAATTTGAACTCCTAGCTGCCTGGCCAAACTATCACCAACTGAATCACCAGCAGCATTTGTTTTGTTCTTTATTGCTAGTACAGAAGATGCCGGTTGCGCATTCTCACTACTGGCAGCTGCCATAGCTTTAACCAAGCTCTTCTCGCTTACTTCCACTACATTACCCCGGCCCTTCATCACACCCAAGTATACACCAATATGATCTGCAATAACGGATGGAATAGCAGCATCAGTTGTTCTCATGTAGGGCATAACCTCTCCTGCAAGCTCCCACTGAGGTATACTCTTCATGCTGGTAGGTGTTTTGATCTCCCAGTTCCCTCCTGCCCATTCCTGGCCTTTGGGCACCATACTTTCAGCAGCAAAATTGGCAAAGACACCTTGTGTCCATCCAGTTGAACGAACCCGTAGTATTCTCTCAAGATAACGTCTCAGCTCAGGATCTGTACCAGATTCCTCCAACTTCTGCGCAAGGCGTCGCAGGGCACTAGGGTTCAGGTGGCATATAAACAGATCCAGCATGCTCTCATGATCAGAGATGACCTCAAATGTTTCTTTTGCACTGTCAAACTGAGCATACCTGAAAAAAAATGTATCAAACTTATGCTCTGAATCTACAGTATATGACTAGTAGAGACATTTTCACACCCAACAAACCAGAAATAAGGAAAACATGGAGAGCAATTTGTAGAAAACAGTAATTTCCCAGGCGAATTAAGGGCCCATGAAGGCAATCGTTTAGTTGTGACGCACAGGAAAGAATATGTTATCTAGCAGATGGATCACTGTGATATGTAAAACATCATTCATACAACACGGATCACTGTGCTTTGAGTATAAAAGTTCTAAATGGCTGGCCGATTTCGCCATTGGATATTTGGACTAGCATGCCCATCAGTCCAAACTTTTAAAGCAAAACTAACTAATACTGATTTTTTTAGGGGAACTAACTAATACTGATTCTTCCTAGAGTAAACATGGAACATGAGAAAGCAACTCAAGGAACACTCTGAAGTTTCAGATTCAAGATACTCACCAATGTCCCTAAGCCACTTAAGTATTTGGTTGTGATAAAATGTTACTCTAGGTAATAAAACAACAAATAATAGATTAAACAAAGGTTCTTTCGAGCATGTCTGGAGTTCAAAATACTTTGGTATTTGGTTGGTGTAGATGTATTGACATCTAGTGAAGTAAAAAATAATTCTTCAATGAAAGAAATATTTGAAACAATATTTGCAATTCAGCTACATGAGTAGAGGAGCATCTTTTTTGTAGAACAAGTAGCGATGATAGCTGACCATACTTAATGCATGCGTAGCCCAACTCTCGGAAACGTTGGAACAGATGAGAAGTGGGAGGGCACTGAGGATAATCCCTGGAACGCAGGAACTCGTCTTTCAAAATCGATAAAGCAGCAGAGAACCGAAGAGCTTTGATTGCATAATTGCAGCGCATGACCTAACATAAATTGCAAGGAAGTGTTAGCTCAAGGAAAGAGAACAAAAGGATACAACATAAGGCAGGGAGTAagctcacttgtgtaaattgagGGCCTGCTTGTGATAATGACACAGCAAGATCTCCACAAACAGGGGGTCCTTTGGATAATATGTCCAGAGACTTTGGAGTAACACGCAGACTATCAAACCTGTATTGAATTAGAACATGAATGGTTAAAGGACATACAGCCAAATAAAACTATGAGAAAATTACGCCGATCAGAAGCTCAAAACAGCAAAAATGAAACATAATCAAATAGCACATGCGAAAACTTCATATTTCATGTAGTACATGGGAGTCGATTAGTATGAAATCTAATTTTAGGTGAGATCTATGAGATCAACTTATGAATTTATATTTGGaaatcggagagatctacaaatatTTGACACCATATCTAATGAGTGTAACCATAACTTTGAAAAATCAACTCAGAATCCGATATATTTGAAGTAACAATTTTTTTCTAGCTAACGCGGTAACGCCTTGAAGAAATGTTTCTCAGATAAGGATCTTGGCAAAATTTTCATTTTTTGTGTAAATGGGAGTAGATTAGTATGAAATCAAATTTTAGGTGAGATCTATGAGATCAGTGCATGAGGACTAAATGCCACAACGGAAGTAACTCCCTTGCATAATGAAAAGCAAatacatcaatcaagcaaaacaaTACCTCGATGTTATTTGGTATAGCACTTCTGAACGATCAATTTTTTGTGCAAAATGTTGCTGCATGGTAGCAAATCCAATAAGAAGAGGTTCAAGAAGACCAACTAGACAGCTCTTTATTTCCACACCCTTTTTCTGTCTTGGATTTATATCGGTTGGATTCACAAGCAGCAGACGGTCATTCAACGCACCAAGCAACACTGCAGGCATAAACTTGCATACGGTTCACTCCAGCACAAACTCATCAAAATGGCAAGAAACAATAGGACCAAAAATGTTTTGGAGCAACTGTTACCAGAACGAGGAAAGCTAGTGGAAAGGATTGATCGAACTTTGTTGTCCCATCCAAGCATACTTATTGCAGTTGCACTTGAGAAGATAAGTGCTGGTCCAACCCACAACATTGACCGATAGTATGAAGTAGTTAAGTGCTCAACAAAATATGATAACAGTGCATAACAGATAACGAATAAGCTATCCAAATTTGGATAACAACATAGGAAGGAAGAATATCAGAAAAGTAGAATGATCAAAGGATATTGATGGGAGACCACGATCAAATTTCGTTGAGCTGCTTGACAGTATATCAAGATCAGCAGACGCGATTAGTACCCTCTGGTTTGTCAATATTCCGACAACAGGACCTCTCAAAGTTGTTTGCCAGTGGACCTGCATAGAAGATTAAATTGGTTAAGACTTCCTAACTGCAGGTGTCTATGATGCTGGTCCATCATAAATCAAAACATTACGTAATATATGCTATATGCATGTATCTGAACCATATCTGCTGCAGCAATGCTAACTACTAGTGTCTCTTGTGAAAAGCAATGGGCAAACACAAGAACATGGTATGTTCTTGTATTTATAATCAGCTGTGTAATTGGTGCCAAAGCAACAATCAAGTAATCAACAGCATGCCAATGCAGGTGCAGCTAAACTACAACATTttgtatatgcacgaatgcatcatTCAAAAATCAGTTGCACCAAATTAATCTGAGGAACATAACCCAGTGAAGAATATGTTCGGATATATTCATAATTTTTCGAACCACGTCATCAAACATGGCCATTAACATTGTTTGGAGGACTGGTGATGGAACCTGAGGAGTGAGTCAGTACAGATAAAGCACCTGAAGAACAGTCTCGTTTGGCttcaacttgataaacttcttcccaTCAGTTTTTGTGGTAATGGATAAACCATTATCTGTAGATAGCCTGTAACCGTTCAAGAGCTTCGCAAGTCCAATATGCTTTCCCGAGATCACATACAACAATGATGATTCTACAAGGAGCAACACATCAGTCAGCAACAGCTCACCCTAGTTCCactaactttaaatttcagagtAGGTCACTATGTATTATCATTCTAAAAGGGGAGAGAATAGATGAGAGGACAACAGTCCACAGACATACCTAGTGGAGATGAAAATATGCGATCAACTTCGGATTCAAAAGTAAACTGCATGGGACCTTGCTGTTGTGTTGGATTAGCAGTAGGATTCTCCGCAAATGTGTTTTCTTCCAGCACAGCAGCATTATTTTCAAGAGCTTCCTTTGTGGCTACTGCCTTGAGATTATAAAGATTCAGGCTAGTTCTGTCTTCTTCTAGAATAGCATATTGATTATCATCCGGGCCCAAAAATGTAGCATCACGACCTAGGAAAGAGAATATAACAGGGGTTAGACAATCATGTAGAATGTCTTAAGCGGGCAATTAGATAGAGTAATAGGATACATGTCATAGAGAGGGAAACCTTTTACTGAACTTCCTTTACTGTTTACTGCCTGTAGATCAGTCTGCTCCCAATAAAGAACAACTTCATGCGCCACTCCACTCGGACCACTTAATTCAAACACAACTAGAAACATATGCTGCTTTTGACTGTGTAAAATATACTTGGGGTGGCATTCCATATTTGAGGGAATCTGGGAATGGGGTGCATGAAAATTATAAAACCGAGAATGAACAAACAATCAAAAAAAAAGTTGCACCATTCTACAATATATACCGTAGAGTAAAGCTTCTTGTAGAGATTATCGGATCCAGATGATAGGTTATGGGCCATCAGGTTAAATCCATCCAAGTAGAAAGCTCTCACTGGATAGTGAACCACACGGTTCTCCTGGTTGAAGAAGTTCAACTCCAGATGGAATGGCTGGAGTTACAAAAGTATCGAACTGGTTAGAGAGTAAAAAGAAGTCTAAGTAATAAGCAAAAATATTGAATGCTGTAGCAGTTACCTGACAAACAGGAACATCTCGCAAAAGATTGCTAGAATCTGCAATTGTAACAAGGGGTAAACGAGAGATTGGACCACTTTTAGCATGCCCCTCCATGAAATGCTGCAcaaattgtttgcaagaaaattaaTGAGTTTGTATCAACATACAAGCACAAGTATTGATTGAGTTGGCAGAACTCACAAAACGATAAGGGCTAAAGTTGATAAGACATAGAATATAGTAAAGAAAGGCTTAAATGTAAAGCTATGCTGATACAAGCATGCAAATTTCAATGCTCGGAGCACATTCAATGCAGGTTGCAGCATAGCGGTACTGACAGAGGTTAAAAACACTCTTTTGGGGTCAAAACTCTCAAGGATGTTGATAGTTTTTTATTGTGGAAAAGCTGTGCATTTTTTCAAGTCCTATGCAACCCACATAGCTTTGACAAATGTGAGGGCATAGTGCATGTTGAAAGCTAACAAAAAAGGGCACGTACACTGTGAAGGAACGCCTTCCTTGCAACATCTGAAATAGTTAGCTTGCTCTGGCTGAAAACAAGAAAAAATGAAATCAAACCATCAATAAATACTACGGGCAATCAAGAAAGCATGGTGACATAGTAAATGGAAAAACAAGATCCTACCCCTTCAAGTGCTGCTCCTGAAGCTGTGCCTGGAGTTGGTGCTCTGCTAAAATTCCGGACGAACCTAGGGCTAACAGTTTCTCCTTTAAAACAGCAGCTGTAATACCAGAACAGATTTTAGTGCATGAAGTCTTCAAAAATCTAATAGTGTGCCATATACAACCTAATTTTTTACAGTATTCTAATCTGTAGGAACCAAGTAAACCAAAATAAAGAGCTTTCAGAAATTTCAACCAATGGGCTGATCTCAGAATTTTGAATAAGAATTAAGTACAGAAAAATGATTGAGAAAAGACACATCAATATGCTTACCAGTTGACCCCCTAGCCCCTTGAAGTACAGCAAAAAGCTGCCTCCTTCCTTCCCTTGTGTATGCAGCCTTGTTCTTTGCAGCTTCTGTCGCGGACATATCCTGAGAATCAAGGACAAAAAAATGTTTCTGACACTCGTAGCATCGAGTACTGAATTTATGGAGTTCAGAGTTAGTGTGGCCTAACTGCAAAAATCACTGCAGCTAAATTGAACTTTGGGTGCACTGCCAAATTCTTTATCCGGGGCAACGGGTACACTGCTTCTCCACCTTGAAGAGTGAGTATCTTTGTGATATCCATAGTTTCAATAGCTGCATAGTTTAAGCCTGATGGTTACATGGCGCATTGACTGATGTGGAAAAAGACTAGCAATCAGCAAGTAGCACAGCTAATGAAAAAAAAATACTATCTGGGCTTGAGGTTAAGGAGGCCCTGAAAAGGATGAAAGGAGGAAAGGCCCTTGGCCCTGCTAATGTCCCAATAGAGGTGTGTAGAAGCCATGGGGACGTGGTAATGGTATGGCTAACTAAGCTATTCAACCACATTTTTGTTCAAACAGGATGCCCGAAGAGTGGAGGAAAAAACATATTAGTACCTATCTTCAAGAAAAGGATATATTCAAAGTTTTACTAATTACCAAGGaattaagcttatgagccataCTACAAAACTTTGGGAGAGTCATTGAGCAGCACTCGAGGAGAGTGACGAATGTCATTAAAAACCAATTCGGTTTTATGCCCGGGAGATCGACTAGGCGATTTTCTTACTTCGCCACCTTATGGAGAGATATAGGGAGCACAAGAAGGATCTACATATGGCCTTCATCGACTTGGAGAAGGGATATGACAAGATACCAAGGACGGTCATGTGGTGGGCATGGTTTTTGAGACACGACTCACGACTCAAAAGTGAGTCGCCTGAGGCTGCGACTCATGTATAGTCGACCAAAAACGCTGTATAGTCGCCATAAGTCGTTGTATAGTCGCGAGTCACCGTGATTTTTGGAAAACGACTCggcgactatacagcgactcaaaaaccatggCGGTGGGCGCTGGAGAAAAACAAAGTTCCAACAAAGTACATTTCCCTCATAAGAGATATGTACAACAATGTTGTGATGAGTGTTCGCGCAGGTGATAATGAGGCCGATACCTTCGATAGGACTATATCAAGGGTCAGCCTTGAGCCCATACATGTTTTCCTTAGTGATGGATGAGGTGACGAAGAATATACAAGGAGAATAGTCCTTGTGTATGCGCTTTgctgatgatgtggtgctagtggATGAAAGCATGGTTGGCGTAAATAGGAAGTTAGAGCTATGGAGGCAGACTTTGGAATCAAAGGGGTTTAGACTAGTAGGACCAAGACCGAGTACATGTGATGCAACTTTGGTGGTGTTGGGTGCGAGGACGGAGAGGTCAGTTTAAGAGGGGCACCTTCCAATACTTGGGAGTAGTGCTACAAAGCAATGATGATATTTATGAGCATGTTTACCACGGGATCAAGGCAGGATGGATGAAGTAGCGACACGCATCTGGCATCCTATGTGACAAAAAGatcccacaaaagctaaaagataAGTCCTATAGGACAGCATTCAGACCGGCGATGCTATATGGAGCAGAATGTTGGCCCAATAAAAGACAACACATCCAACAAATAAGTGTTGCGCAGATGTGCATGCTTCAATGGATGTGTGTCCATACAAGAAAGGACCGGATTAGGCTATGGGTGGCACCGATCGACGAGAAGCTAGTCCAACACCGACTAAGGTGGTTTGGTCATATCCAACAGAGGCCTCCAGAAGCACCCGTTAATGGTGAAATTCTAGAGAGTATGGAGAATACCATGAGAGGTAGAGGACGATCCAAGTTGACATGGGCGGAGGCGGTAAAAAGAGACTTGGGGGATTGAAATGTCCCTGGAGATTTGGTTCTTGATAGGACTGCATGGAAATCAGCAATCCATGTGCGGAATCATAGTGTACTTGTTTTTTTTGCTCTATCCTTGTTttagtttccttatgtttccgctgggtttcatatctagcctaccccaacttgcttggaaaaaaggctttgatgttgttggtGTATCTGAGCGCAGAACAATAAAATGGTTAAGTGCTAGAACAGAGTTGTATGGTCACCCAGATACACCACTAACCGTGCAACATAACACTTGAAACACGAACTGCACAGACGATAACAAAAATCTCAAGGCAAAATATAAACAGTAAGGATGACAAAATTAACCTGCACGCTCAAAGAAATGAGTTTCCATAGGTTGTCTATTGGTGTTAATTATAACTCGTGTCTTCCATACTTGAAGACCCCCATCCTTTGAAATTGTAACAAGCATCCGTAGCGTAGGAAGCCAGGAAACAGATGCGATAGGCTGGGAACCAGCCTGCGTACTGATTTAAAAAGGCAATGATCAGATTATCACATGGTAGATAGAGGAAGATGTAAAATCATATAACAGATAATAAACACCAAGTCCAGAAGCATCTTCACCAGACAAAATAGCATGCAATATAAATAACAGAAAAGTGCGCGGGGAGGGTTGGCTGGGTCGCAGACATGTCATTATGCTTTTTCTCAAGAAATTTATGTCCACGAAGTGTAAGCCTAGAATTTGAGCTGTCAACTGAACTTGCATGAAAAGATACACTAGTTACATGTGAAATAAGATTTTTCCAGTGGGGTGACAGGATCCATTAAACTACTGCCAAAAGACGCTAGCAGCATATAAATCAAAAGCAGCCCTGTTGTTTCGAAAGAAGAGCATCACTCTAATAATATGTCTGAGGAGCCATGTATAGTTTCTCTGACTCCACTGGGTTTTATGCAACTCAATGCTTGATCctcaacttgcttgggaaaaaggctttgatgttgatgttgttgtAATGTTTGATCCCCAAAAGTGCTTCCCACAATTAACATAAATTAGCAGTGTCCATGTAACGAAAATGAAAATAGAACTGCATATTGGAGAGGAAAGAAGAATCTTTAAAATTCTCCAATCTCAAGTTACAACAATATAAGGTAAAACTGAACATACTTACATCCCAATCATATTTGGCCTCTCAGTTGATACATCCCATGCTAGGAGAGTGCCCCCTCTATCACCGATAAATACCCACTCTAAGGTCGGATGAAATCCAAAGGCACCAGCTCCCATGAGCTTAATTGTACTGTCAAccggaactgaagaaaatgaaaatATTAAGAAGCCTACTGGTGACTAAGTGCTACTAAAAAGATGTAAACAATGCAATCCATATTACGCTGTAAGGTGTAGTGAACAGCATATGTCTGGACGTTATAGGCGCGTACCAAGCCTTCCGCATAAGCTACATACTGAAATTAAAAGTATGTACGTCAAGACAGAAAATTCAAAGAATGCACAACAAGAGGTAGCATTGATGTGTACAAC contains the following coding sequences:
- the LOC124684925 gene encoding uncharacterized protein LOC124684925, which encodes MAYSPTASHVIIAILEDATIRSCDFATEQTLVLHSPEKKSDHVSVDTEVHLALTPLEPIVFFGFHKRMSVTVVGTVEGGRPPTKIKTDLKKPIVNLACHPRLPVFYVAYAEGLVRAYNVQTYAVHYTLQLPVDSTIKLMGAGAFGFHPTLEWVFIGDRGGTLLAWDVSTERPNMIGITQAGSQPIASVSWLPTLRMLVTISKDGGLQVWKTRVIINTNRQPMETHFFERAAIETMDITKILTLQGGEAVYPLPRIKNLAVHPKFNLAAVIFADMSATEAAKNKAAYTREGRRQLFAVLQGARGSTAAVLKEKLLALGSSGILAEHQLQAQLQEQHLKGQSKLTISDVARKAFLHSHFMEGHAKSGPISRLPLVTIADSSNLLRDVPVCQPFHLELNFFNQENRVVHYPVRAFYLDGFNLMAHNLSSGSDNLYKKLYSTIPSNMECHPKYILHSQKQHMFLVVFELSGPSGVAHEVVLYWEQTDLQAVNSKGSSVKGRDATFLGPDDNQYAILEEDRTSLNLYNLKAVATKEALENNAAVLEENTFAENPTANPTQQQGPMQFTFESEVDRIFSSPLESSLLYVISGKHIGLAKLLNGYRLSTDNGLSITTKTDGKKFIKLKPNETVLQVHWQTTLRGPVVGILTNQRVLIASADLDILSSSSTKFDRGLPSYRSMLWVGPALIFSSATAISMLGWDNKVRSILSTSFPRSVLLGALNDRLLLVNPTDINPRQKKGVEIKSCLVGLLEPLLIGFATMQQHFAQKIDRSEVLYQITSRFDSLRVTPKSLDILSKGPPVCGDLAVSLSQAGPQFTQVMRCNYAIKALRFSAALSILKDEFLRSRDYPQCPPTSHLFQRFRELGYACIKYAQFDSAKETFEVISDHESMLDLFICHLNPSALRRLAQKLEESGTDPELRRYLERILRVRSTGWTQGVFANFAAESMVPKGQEWAGGNWEIKTPTSMKSIPQWELAGEVMPYMRTTDAAIPSVIADHIGVYLGVMKGRGNVVEVSEKSLVKAMAAASSENAQPASSVLAIKNKTNAAGDSVGDSLARQLGVQIASADEQAKAAEEFKKTLYGAVDGGSSDDDESTSKTKRIQIRIRDKPAAPAVDVNKLKEATKQLGLMAPPISRTRSLSGPPQEFSQPAGPPQPAAPTMPSGAVDFFGANSFVAPPAPTGATGPVIAGMGVTAGPIAEDFFQNTIPSQQLAAALPPPGIILSRMAQPGPGMNAGRPVPNQNMMANVGLPDGGVPPQAPQQPGIPMNPVSLPDGGVPPQSQPLPLQQQGFQPAVATMSQPIDLSTLEGPGAVKQAAQPPAPTAVRPGQVPRGAPAAECYRMGLAHLEQNQLTDALNCLDEAFLALAKDQSREADIKAQATICAQYKIAVALLQEIARLQRVQGAGTLSAKEEMGRLSRHLASLPIQAKHRINCIRTAIKRNMEVQNFAYAKQMLDLLYSKAPPTKQDELRSLIDMCIQRGLSNKSIDPLEDPSQFCAVTLSRLSTIGHDVCDLCGAKFSALSAPGCVVCGMGSIKRSDALAGAGPVASPFG